Proteins encoded by one window of Tubulanus polymorphus chromosome 7, tnTubPoly1.2, whole genome shotgun sequence:
- the LOC141908757 gene encoding pleckstrin homology domain-containing family M member 2-like: protein MKSPQEEDNDENNVILATMERRNSIVKERLRLKDRILESVGRAIKQLQEYQFCNGFDTVTLHNEDRLLKKLCEHLDHALLHGLRHITNGYWQLAKYFTRKEAVKEIDRLTKVTTDLGKGRAWLYMALNENLLECYMKCITENSKVVRKYYVKESLLLDDQRLQILMTMTSGLEFVRFELEYDMPYLDLSSYMPNARRSVDEYDDERLSLSSMSSEASLTSSMMSDSLSSRSVFENDTHSVASSSESSSRPYAYSASSENSRLASASDFTAHSRTSSIDSLLKDNNNVDSTAIGDALEVIRVKRKKKKRKGSDPPTPTTPSTASDSPLLTSLNEFSIKEENPCEPKSPKSKQNILASDSQDSGVGEVPTTSDSQDSGMGGEEPLYVDPLAKHVRAVFQKRQIVRGNSPTTTAGDDTNVVTVHKEELSRIIDVNFCPDGEERSEADGDNQLDDNNRRSATGGRRRVDVSDIVRSLSESPRTSGSVVVAAGEPSADSSYSSHHGSPSVSMGTVQASPRVANGLVSAGAPVPNGPVPASPPVGNGTFQANSPPVHASPSVGGYDADFISTLSPSNSVVLSSSMARPETRGSVDNDLDTASAVCGGNRTTLPVVAVNASAAQRSGGVDSSWNDIYSASYQRNEINNDFDDLMVDRRSYYDDRSVGGNRDDIDGSIVINAPEDDLTVDAGADEIDDSLVAIQNGLLMPLLRGEGDGASQGSLDDRNLLTGDGRQVIGSSETSSPDSTSSQEWDIKVDNNTMLYLMLDVFQEQDEQFHKMYRTSVGHTESECQTVFLLLTDQSLYLLVQGLTDIRYHREAVIKYRELDFISLSLNYQMINIVCTNRRKQFWITTGDEQLTKSFLSTLDQILRQEDLNLPRLSVLTDATTQKITLRKWLASECRCQVNDVEVLRYTLVHWEDPGSSSQTCMHNHTSKEGILLYKDHSSFLLGSIWKAAYFVLKDGVLYQYDDQQDSRLSVPKLCLPLSSEECSGCRRNPNNDRQYCFDVILTNGTATLQLSAPNDGELQSWLMALCQAVADGINGSQQNCQACLPCCGVLTNAKLIMCQEDVQTNFFRTLGSANITDITSVYVDNGAKSYCILEFESQENTVSSAKWVLYFNSELEREKYIQSLSSAWESYFQVAIPVQLLDDVCLQRKCRENIAILKRPQFASHMPKRRAITK, encoded by the exons atgaAATCTCCTCAGGAAGAAGACAATGACGAGAACAACGTGATACTAGCAACGATGGAAAGACGAAATTCTATCGTTAAAGAACGATTACGCCTCAAAGATAGGATATTGGAGAGCGTCGGTCGCGCTATTAAACAG TTACAAGAATACCAGTTCTGTAATGGATTCGACACCGTAACGCTTCACAACGAAGATCGACTTTTAAAGAAACTCTGCGAACATCTTGACCATGCGTTGTTACACGG ATTACGACACATCACCAATGGATACTGGCAATTGGCGAAATATTTCACGCGAAAAGAAGCCGTAAAAGAAATCGATCGCTTGACTAAAGTGACAACCGATCTTGGGAAAG GTCGGGCTTGGCTGTACATGGcattgaatgaaaatttacTCGAATGCTACATGAAATGCATTACGGAGAATTCGAAAGTCGTTCGCAAATATTACGTGAAGGAATCGTTGTTATTGGACGATCAG CGGTTACAGATATTAATGACAATGACTTCGGGACTGGAATTTGTACGATTTGAACTGGAATAT GATATGCCATATTTAGATCTATCCAGTTATATGCCGAACGCGAGACGTAGCGTCGATGAATATGACGATGAACGCCTTTCTTTAAGCAGCATGAGTTCGGAGGCTTCTCTG ACGTCGAGTATGATGAGCGATTCTCTGTCATCGCGTAGCGTATTCGAAAACGACACTCACAGCGTCGCCAGCAGCTCGGAGAGTTCGTCGCGACCGTACGCGTACAGCGCTAGTTCCGAGAATTCTCGCCTGGCGAGTGCGTCCGACTTCACAGCGCATTCACGTACGAGCTCGATCGACAGTTTACTGAAAGACAACAACAACGTGGATTCGACGGCGATCGGTGACGCTCTGGAAGTGATCCGCGTTAAACGTAAGAAGAAAAAGCGTAAAGGTTCCGACCCGCCGACGCCGACTACGCCGTCAACTGCATCGGATTCGCCGTTGCTGACGAGTTTAAACGAGTTCAGTATCAAGGAAGAAAATCCGTGCGAACCGAAGTCGCCGAAATCGAAGCAAAATATCCTAGCTTCGGATAGTCAGGATAGCGGCGTTGGAGAGGTGCCGACGACGTCAGACAGTCAGGATAGCGGAATGGGCGGAGAAGAGCCGCTTTATGTCGACCCGCTCGCGAAACACGTGCGCGCCGTGTTCCAAAAACGTCAGATAGTCCGCGGCAATTCGCCTACGACGACGGCGGGCGACGACACGAACGTCGTAACCGTTCACAAGGAGGAACTATCGCGAATCATCGACGTGAATTTCTGTCCGGACGGCGAGGAACGCAGCGAGGCGGACGGCGATAATCAACTCGACGATAACAATCGTCGTTCGGCAACAGGCGGACGACGACGCGTGGACGTGAGCGATATAGTTAGATCGTTGTCGGAGTCGCCGCGTACGAGCGGCTCGGTTGTCGTAGCCGCCGGAGAACCGAGCGCCGATAGTTCGTACTCTAGTCATCACGGAAGTCCGTCTGTATCTATGGGAACGGTTCAAGCGAGTCCTCGAGTAGCTAACGGACTGGTCTCGGCTGGCGCTCCTGTTCCTAATGGACCGGTTCCGGCTAGTCCTCCAGTTGGTAACGGAACGTTTCAGGCGAATTCTCCACCGGTTCACGCTAGTCCGTCTGTCGGCGGCTACGACGCAGACTTCATCTCGACATTATCACCGAGCAACTCGGTGGTTCTGAGTTCGTCGATGGCCCGGCCCGAAACTAGAGGCTCTGTAGACAATGATCTGGATACGGCTAGCGCCGTCTGCGGCGGGAATCGTACGACGCTGCCGGTCGTGGCTGTCAACGCCTCAGCGGCGCAGAGGAGCGGCGGCGTCGACTCGAGCTGGAATGATATCTATTCCGCTAGTTATCAGAGAAATGAGATCAACAACGATTTCGACGATTTGATGGTTGATCGTAGGAGTTACTACGACGACCGCAGTGTCGGTGGTAACAGAGATGATATTGACGGTTCGATCGTTATAA ATGCTCCCGAGGATGATCTAACCGTGGACGCCGGTGCCGATGAAATAGACGATAGTCTAGTCGCGATACAGAATGGATTATTGATGCCGTTGTTACGAGGCGAAGGGGACGGAGCCAGTCAGGGTTCTCTAGACGATCGCAATCTGCTGACCGGCGACGGACGACAAGTGATCGGCTCCAGCGAAACGAGCTCCCCCGATTCAACTTCATCTCAGGAATGGGACATCAA GGTTGATAATAATACGATGTTATACCTGATGTTGGACGTTTTTCAAGAACAAGATGAACAGTTTCATAAG ATGTACCGTACGTCGGTTGGACACACTGAGAGTGAATGTCAAACCGTTTTCCTATTACTCACTGATCAGTCTTTATATCTACTCGTACAAGGATTAACCGATATTAGATACCACCGCGAAGCTGTCATCAAATACAGggaattagattttatttca TTGAGTTTGAACTATCAGATGATAAACATTGTGTGCACAAATCGACGAAAACAATTCTGGATCACGACCGGAGACGAACAACTAACCAA GAGTTTTCTGTCGACATTGGATCAGATTCTACGTCAAGAAGATCTAAATTTACCTCGATTGAGCGTTTTGACTGACGCGACGACTCAAAAGATTACGCTACGTAAATGGTTGGCATCGGAATGTAGATGCCAG GTGAATGACGTCGAGGTTCTGCGGTATACCCTCGTGCATTGGGAAGACCCCGGTTCGTCGTCGCAAACATGCATGCATAATCACACGAGCAAAGAGGGTATCCTACTTTATAAAGATCACAGTTCATTCCTGCTCGGATCCATCTGGAAAGCTGCTTATTTCGTTTTGAA GGACGGAGTTCTCTATCAATACGACGATCAACAGGATAGTCGATTGTCGGTGCCGAAATTATGTCTTCCATTGAG TAGCGAAGAATGTAGCGGTTGCCGAAGAAACCCGAACAATGATCGTCAGTATTGTTTCGATGTGATATTAACCAATGGTACGGCGACATTACAATTATCTGCGCCGAACGATGGCGAATTGCAGAGCTGGTTGATGGCGCTGTGCCAAGCGGTAGCGGACGGAATAAAT GGTTCCCAGCAAAACTGCCAAGCGTGTTTACCGTGCTGTGGTGTTCTAACCAACGCGAAACTAATCATGTGTCAAGAGGACGTCCAGACGAATTTCTTCCGGACGTTAGGAAGTGCTAATATTACCGATATAACGTCGGTCTATGTGGATAATGGTGCTAAATCGTATTGTATACTG GAATTTGAATCGCAAGAAAACACTGTGTCATCGGCTAAATGGGTGCTATACTTCAATAGTGAGCTCGAGAGGgagaaatatatacaatcatTGTCCTCGGCTTGGGAATCGTATTTTCAG
- the LOC141908180 gene encoding uncharacterized protein LOC141908180, producing the protein MENPEGKKPGGLTLTEKCAKEREKLCHKLANGLRNDLKRLLDESLFSDLTILCEDGEIKAHQQILQVRLPELALLNEDDTIKLEETKVSEAREILRQIYTCDDVSLARELLDPYLNNIEVIPPETKELLLRTPRPSVIVDTQSIKQLESKLPLALDDSDNSNDVKVIDLTLRNDSDIFSDNSIDDGTNVCINQIDDATGENDDRTDSSPRSPDHGQPASKLGADLLQMFLHKSNADIDVRIGEQVYKAHRFILSARCSFFEAMLSGTWKESIQKEISLEGVSQAGAYLALEFLYGAIIDTEGSCSLPEIIQVADMYGIEGLKDLAGYILLKKKCHFFHKPCNECIAGVIEAMSLASFYSLTDVLDRALVWVTKHFTKVWPTKQFAAMPPDLLKSCCQKLVEDLTVDTVLSVLCGCDRVKSILPLVKWADTVVDLLTVITTKCIAFIQQNFSAVLQSQTFLKEYLEASENLDLLEFWMNKVIHSQPVSVACQSYMSARKLKSFAHSGICDWSLDSRKLTKRIEELCQLFITHNLSQLLLLPEWDQIPKKLQDKIKDEASFVQIEENKQLRPAPKLSSQNRSAPLKRAVSTIEKRMSVKPKLSTQKSLNLNSSGNVRPAKPSRLSLSSSTAVPTTTATSSKRRSLNQTYSAPATPRYMLSRQPRLAPAAAAVASENSSAASSNANRSSERRGTFKKDKPDELLRKLGVKPVVVTGSPRPRMPLKAKTPVSLVTKTPQRKMPDATTSKSTEDVSSAAASSSSKPKLKSKLAQYQGLKSSQRLTSSTPHLAATKPSRLPQPQTKAKRGAEDRDKLENAQSSSQNASNDKENVFSRLSSPSPRRRRSLSTGLATTPTATSSPRKPIQRSGSVATLTALRKQTDDDQCSICHKLVRSTSVHSFLLPSGPTHQVSLDTSKPMQIVFSQPF; encoded by the exons ATGGAGAATCCAGAGGGCAAGAAACCTGGAGGGTTAACTTTAACGGAGAAGTGTGCGAAAGAAAGAGAGAAACTTTGTCACAAACTCGCGAATggtttgagaaatgatttgaaaag GTTGTTGGACGAGAGTTTATTTTCCGATTTGACTATCTTATGTGAAGATGGCGAGATCAAAGCACACCAGCAAATCTTACAAGTGAG ATTGCCCGAGTTGGCGCTATTGAATGAGGATGATACCATAAAACTTGAAGAAACCAAAGTCTCTGAAGCCAGAGAAATTTTGAG ACAAATTTACACATGCGATGACGTAAGCCTTGCACGCGAGTTGTTAGACCCATACCTCAACAACATCGAAGTCATTCCGCCTGAAACCAAAGAACTACTGCTTCGCACTCCGCGACCATCGGTTATTGTCGACACACAAAGCATAAAACAGCTCGAATCGAAACTACCTCTCGCGCTGGACGATAGCGATAATTCGAATGACGTTAAAGTGATCGATTTGACATTACGAAATGATTCCGATATATTTTCGGATAACTCGATCGACGACGGTACAAATGTCTGTATAAACCAAATCGACGACGCTACCGGGGAAAACGACGACCGAACGGACAGCTCACCGCGTAGTCCCGACCATGGACAGCCGGCGTCGAAACTCGGTGCTGATCTGTTGCAGATGTTTCTTCATAAATCGAACGCAGATATCGACGTTCGCATCGGCGAACAAGTTTACAAAGCCCATCG atttattttgtcAGCTAGATGTAGTTTTTTTGAGGCAATGCTCAGCGGAACATGGAAGGAAAGCATACAGAAAGAGATCTCCTTAGAAGG AGTTAGTCAGGCCGGTGCCTATCTTGCGCTGGAGTTTCTGTACGGCGCTATTATTGACACCGAAGGGTCATGCAGTCTGCCTGAAATTATACAAGTTGCCGACATGTACGGAATAGAAGGGCTTAAAGATTTAGCCGGATATATATTACTCAAGAAAAAATGCCATTTCTTTCATAAG CCTTGTAACGAGTGTATAGCCGGAGTAATCGAAGCTATGAGTCTGGCGTCGTTTTACAGTTTAACCGACGTGTTGGATCGAGCTTTAGTTTGGGTTACGAAACATTTCACGAAGGTTTGGCCGACGAAACAATTCGCCGCGATGCCTCCCGATTTACTGAAGAGCTGCTGTCAGAAACTCGTCGAAGATCTG ACTGTTGATACGGTGTTATCCGTACTTTGCGGTTGTGACAGAGTGAAATCGATTCTACCGTTAGTTAAATGGGCCGATACTGTAGTTGATCTATTGACTGTCATCACTACAAAATGTATCGCCTTCATACAGCAGAATTTCTCCGCCGTTCTCCAGTCGCAGACGTTTCTAAAAGAATATTTA GAAGCTTCGGAGAATTTGGATTTATTGGAATTTTGGATGAACAAAGTGATTCATTCGCAGCCGGTATCAGTGGCTTGTCAGTCTTACATGTCGGCGCGAAAGTTGAAATCGTTTGCTCATAGTGGAATCTGTGATTGGAGCTTG GACTCGAGAAAACTAACGAAACGCATCGAAGAACTTTGTCAATTGTTCATCACCCACAATTTATCGCAGTTACTGCTGTTACCGGAGTGGGACCAGATTCCTAAAAAGTTGCAAGATAAAATCAAAGATG aGGCATCCTTCGTCCAGATTGAGGAGAATAAACAGTTAAGACCAGCACCAAAATTATCAAGTCAGAACCGG AGTGCTCCGTTGAAGAGAGCTGTCAGCACAATTGAAAAAAGGATGTCTGTGAAACCTAAACTTTCGACGCAAaaaagtttgaatttgaactcaTCG GGTAACGTGCGTCCGGCGAAACCTTCTCGATTGTCATTGAGTAGTTCTACAGCTGTGCCTACTACTACTGCTACGAGCAGTAAAAGACGATCTTTGAATCAAACGTACAGCGCACCGGCTACACCGCGATACATGTTGTCACGTCAACCACGGTTGGCCCCAGCAGCTGCGGCAGTGGCAAGCGAAAACTCGAGCGCAGCAAGCTCGAATGCGAATCGGTCGAGCGAAAGACGTGGCACGTTTAAAAAAGATAAACCCGATGAATTGTTGCGTAAACTAGGAGTGAAGCCGGTAGTCGTAACCGGTAGTCCGCGACCTCGGATGCCGTTGAAAGCTAAAACTCCGGTGAGTCTAGTGACGAAAACTCCTCAGCGGAAAATGCCCGACGCGACAACTAGTAAATCTACGGAAGACGTGTCGTCAGCCGCGGCGTCGTCGTCTTCGAAACCGAAATTGAAGAGCAAACTTGCTCAGTATCAGGGCCTGAAATCGTCGCAACGTCTGACATCTTCTACTCCACATTTAGCCGCTACAAAACCGTCGAGACTGCCTCAACCACAAACGAAAGCGAAACGTGGCGCGGAGGACCGCGATAAATTGGAAAACGCGCAAAGTTCGTCGCAAAACGCGAGCAACGATAAAGAGAACGTGTTTAGTCGGTTGAGTTCGCCGTCGCCGCGACGACGTCGATCGTTATCAACCGGGTTGGCCACGACACCGACGGCGACGTCCTCGCCTCGTAAACCGATTCAGCGATCAGGCAGCGTCGCGACGTTGACGGCGTTGCGTAAACAAACGGACGACGACCAGTGTTCAATCTGCCATAAATTAGTACGATCGACCAGTGTGCACTCGTTCTTATTGCCGTCTGGTCCAACTCACCAAGTCTCGTTGGATACGAGCAAACCGATGCAAATAGTTTTCTCGCAGCCTTTCTAA